CTGATGGCGTGCGTCCTCTGGCGCGAGGTGCCCATCATCATCTGGGATCTGCAAGGGGTCTGGTATTGGGTGGCGGGGGGGACGCTGGTGGCCTCCTGGGCCTGGTACTTCCAGATCCACCTCTTCGAGTACGACTGTGGCATGGCGTTCGGTTCGTCGGCGGTGCTGGCGCGCATGCACAACGCGAAGCCGCCGCCGATGGAGATGTGGAAGGTGGGCACGCGGCGTTGGCTGCGCTTCCCCGTGCACACCGCCTTCTTCCCGATGTTCTTCGCGTTTCCGAGGATGACGGTGAGCCTGTTGCTGCTGGCCATGGCGGCGAACGTGGCCAACATCATCGGCACCGTCCTCTACGACAGGCGGATGGTGTTCCTCGTCAAGGATGTCTACCGCGAGTACCAGAAGGTCACCGGCCTGCTGCTGCCTCCGCTGCTGCGCGCCCCGGGCGGTGCGAAGCACATGCACTTCCCCGAGCCCTGGCACTGGTCCCGTGTGTCCCACAACGTCCCGGGCCTGCTGCTGGGCCTGCTGGTGGGCACGCTCTTCTGGAAGCTCCTGGGCCCCATCGGCCTCGTCACGGAGGAACTCGTCCGGGCGTGGTTCGGCGCTTTCTTCGTCGCGGTGACTGGCGGGGCCGTGGTGGGCGTGACGCATGCGTCGCGCGGCGCCGTGCTGGAACTCACGTATCAGCGGCTGCTCACGATGCTCGCCACCAACACGGCCCTGATGAGCGCGGTGTCGCTCCTCACGTGGACGGGGCTGTGCTTCGCCACCCACGGGAGTCTGCCCATGCTCTTCATCTTCTTCCCCATGTGGATGACCATGCTGTGGCTGGGTCACTTCGTGGCGTCGACCGTCTTCTTCGGGCTGCGGCCCGCGCTCGTCCCGGGCCATGCCACCGGCATCGTATCCGCCTAGGCCATCCCCTGAGCATCCGGAGCCACGCCATGCCCTCCTTTTCGGCACTCGCCCGTCCCTTCAACGTCAAACCCACCCTCCTCCCGCTCTCGCGCGGCTACCGCGGCGCCTGCTGGGCACCGCCCTTCGCGCTGGACGCCTCGCATAAGCAGGCCATCTACGGCGCGCTCCGCGAGGTCTCCACGCTCGCCTTCGGCGCCGACATGGCGCCCTACTGGCGCGACCGCTCCCTCGACGGTTACCTGGACAAGCTCACCCGCTTCTATTTCATCCACGGCGCGGATGACCGGATCGTCGGCTGGACGGGCTACCACCGGCTGACGCTGGCCGGGCAGACGTGCCTGTACCTGGACTCGACGGGGGTGCTCCCCGAGTTGCAGAACACCGGCATCATGACGGGGCTTTTCAGTCAGTTCCTCCTGGCGGAACTGCTGCGCGCGGGACCGCGGGATCTCTACGTCGCCATGCGCACGGAGAACCCCGTCGTCTATCAGTCCTTCTACAAGGTGGCGGGAGAGCGCAACACCTTTCCCAGCCTCTCCATGCCGGTGCCGGACAAGGTCCAGGAGATGGGCCGCCAGCTCGCCGCGTGGCTCAAGCAGGGCGACAAGCTGGAGGCGCCGTCGCTGCGGGTGAAGGGCGCGTACGACAACCTGGACGCGCTCTACGGCGAGCTGCCCACCTGCGACGACGACAACATCAACCGCTACTTCCGCCAACACCTGCGGCCCGTGGACGCCTTCCTCGTGCTGGCCCGGTTGTCCCTGCCGGGCATCCTGTTCTTCCTCACCACCAGGAAGCTGGGCAGGGCGCTGCGTGGGAGTCGCGCGCGGGCCGAGCGCAAGGCCGCTCGAGCAACCGGCTCTCACCTCTGGAATGCACGCCCATGATCCTCGATGACGTCGAACGCAGTTTCTGGGCGACGGACGGGTGCGGGAACATCCCCGAACTGGGGCTGAACCTGTCCGCGCTCAAGCAATACCTTCCGCGGGGCTGGCATCACCTCGTCCACCTGGCCCGGCTCGCCAACACCCTCCGCTCACTGCAGCGCAACGACGGCTCGATGGCGGACCAGGACCTGGCACGGCGGCTCTACGAGCAGTCCGCGCTCGCCCTGGAGTCGGCGGCCAGCGGCTGCCCGGACGAGGATATCGCGGAGCTGA
Above is a window of Cystobacter fuscus DNA encoding:
- a CDS encoding GNAT family N-acetyltransferase, which produces MPSFSALARPFNVKPTLLPLSRGYRGACWAPPFALDASHKQAIYGALREVSTLAFGADMAPYWRDRSLDGYLDKLTRFYFIHGADDRIVGWTGYHRLTLAGQTCLYLDSTGVLPELQNTGIMTGLFSQFLLAELLRAGPRDLYVAMRTENPVVYQSFYKVAGERNTFPSLSMPVPDKVQEMGRQLAAWLKQGDKLEAPSLRVKGAYDNLDALYGELPTCDDDNINRYFRQHLRPVDAFLVLARLSLPGILFFLTTRKLGRALRGSRARAERKAARATGSHLWNARP